One stretch of Streptomyces sp. NBC_01142 DNA includes these proteins:
- a CDS encoding GDSL-type esterase/lipase family protein, which translates to MRFMFVGDSMTIGRAGDFTWRFRMWQHLNTSFGGPYKIVGPRSELYDTVANAPLSGAYAEPSFPGHARRHLAGWGEGWLHMAPLIREAVTAQKADVLLVSLGLIDLGFYTDSTQTALNARQFIAEAREANPHVRMVLLPVIPNIRAQSDAPFAAECDRFNELLAKAVADLDTASAPILLASTPPSYDIHTDTYDGTHPGPSGEHKLAAAFAAAMHQAWGLGGRYQA; encoded by the coding sequence ATGCGTTTTATGTTCGTCGGCGACTCCATGACCATCGGACGGGCCGGCGACTTCACCTGGCGCTTCCGGATGTGGCAGCACCTCAACACGTCCTTCGGCGGCCCGTACAAGATCGTCGGCCCGCGCAGCGAGCTGTACGACACCGTCGCGAACGCTCCCCTCTCCGGCGCGTACGCCGAACCGTCGTTCCCCGGGCACGCCCGCCGGCACCTGGCGGGCTGGGGCGAGGGCTGGCTGCACATGGCCCCGCTGATCCGGGAGGCCGTCACCGCCCAGAAGGCCGACGTCCTGCTGGTCTCGCTCGGCCTGATAGACCTCGGCTTCTACACGGACAGCACCCAAACCGCCCTGAACGCAAGGCAGTTCATAGCCGAGGCACGCGAGGCCAATCCGCATGTACGGATGGTCCTGCTGCCCGTGATCCCGAACATCCGGGCCCAGTCCGACGCTCCCTTCGCGGCCGAGTGCGACCGCTTCAACGAGCTCCTGGCGAAGGCGGTCGCCGACCTGGACACCGCCTCCGCGCCGATCCTGCTCGCGTCGACCCCGCCGTCGTACGACATCCACACCGACACCTACGACGGCACGCACCCGGGCCCGTCCGGCGAGCACAAACTGGCGGCGGCGTTCGCGGCGGCGATGCACCAGGCGTGGGGGCTGGGCGGGCGTTACCAGGCATAG
- a CDS encoding ATP-binding cassette domain-containing protein produces the protein MNEYAVLAEAIQKRYGEKRALDGFDLAVRKGTVHGLLGPNGAGKTTAVRVLATLLRFDGGRAEVAGIDVARDPRRVRSRIGLAGQSAALDGTLTGRQNLEMFGRLFHLGGKRAVLRAGELLEQFDLVEAGGKGVGAYSGGMRRRLDLAASMILAPDVLFLDEPTVGLDPRGRGEVWDAVRALVAGGTTVLLTTQYLDEADKLASHITVIDQGRAIADDTPDGLKNTVGGDRIEVVVGEAADLPAAFKAVARVADTGPETDEAERRVHAAVTDRVAALTDVARTLQEEGVGVEDIGLRRPSLDDVFLRLTGRRTETTGKEAVA, from the coding sequence GTGAACGAATACGCCGTGCTGGCCGAAGCGATCCAGAAGAGGTACGGGGAGAAACGCGCCCTCGACGGCTTCGACCTTGCCGTACGCAAAGGCACCGTGCATGGCCTGCTCGGGCCGAACGGTGCCGGGAAGACCACCGCGGTGCGCGTGCTCGCGACGCTGCTGCGGTTCGACGGCGGGCGGGCGGAGGTCGCGGGCATCGATGTGGCGCGCGATCCGCGTCGCGTGCGCAGCAGGATCGGGCTCGCCGGCCAGTCCGCGGCGCTGGACGGGACCTTGACAGGGCGTCAGAACCTGGAGATGTTCGGCCGGCTCTTCCACCTGGGAGGCAAGCGGGCGGTGCTGCGGGCCGGCGAACTGCTGGAACAGTTCGACCTCGTCGAGGCGGGAGGCAAGGGCGTCGGCGCGTACAGCGGCGGCATGCGCAGGCGACTGGACCTGGCGGCATCGATGATCCTCGCGCCGGACGTGCTGTTCCTGGACGAGCCGACGGTCGGGCTCGACCCGCGCGGGCGGGGCGAAGTGTGGGACGCGGTCCGTGCGTTGGTGGCGGGCGGCACGACCGTACTGCTCACGACGCAGTATCTGGACGAGGCGGACAAACTCGCCTCGCACATCACGGTCATCGACCAGGGGCGGGCCATCGCTGACGACACCCCGGACGGACTGAAGAACACGGTGGGCGGCGACCGGATCGAGGTCGTGGTCGGCGAGGCGGCGGATCTGCCGGCGGCGTTCAAGGCGGTCGCGCGGGTCGCGGACACGGGGCCGGAGACGGACGAGGCGGAGCGACGGGTGCACGCGGCGGTGACGGACCGGGTCGCGGCGCTGACGGACGTGGCGCGGACGCTGCAGGAGGAGGGGGTCGGGGTGGAGGACATCGGGCTGCGGCGGCCGAGCCTGGACGATGTGTTCCTGCGCCTGACCGGACGCCGTACGGAGACGACCGGCAAGGAGGCGGTGGCATGA
- a CDS encoding TetR/AcrR family transcriptional regulator, whose product MTTTETSGSGDVSRSLELLWGTGERPTRGPKPGLTLDRIVTTAIEVADAEGLAAVSMRRLSTELGTGTMSLYRYVPGKAELLDLMLDRVQGVPPTAAQPEPDADWRAAVERLARAHLELFRAHPWLLNINQSRAVLGPHTVRGLELSLAALQGMGLSDPELISVIITVQSFVYGMARMEIQTVEAARETGLSDEDFWGNQQPFLEKAMMSGEFPLMAALSEDAFGEFDHFGFGLRRLVDGLEVLVRQRAEGGAEG is encoded by the coding sequence ATGACGACGACCGAAACGAGCGGCAGCGGCGACGTCTCGCGCAGCCTGGAACTCCTCTGGGGCACGGGCGAACGCCCCACCCGCGGCCCCAAGCCCGGACTCACCCTCGACCGGATCGTGACGACCGCGATCGAGGTCGCCGACGCCGAGGGACTGGCCGCCGTCTCGATGCGCCGGCTCTCCACCGAACTGGGCACCGGCACCATGTCCCTGTACCGGTACGTCCCCGGCAAGGCCGAGCTGCTCGACCTGATGCTGGACCGCGTCCAGGGCGTGCCGCCGACCGCGGCACAGCCCGAACCCGACGCGGACTGGCGCGCGGCCGTGGAGCGTCTGGCCCGCGCCCATCTCGAGCTGTTCCGGGCCCACCCGTGGCTGCTCAACATCAATCAGTCCCGCGCGGTCCTGGGCCCCCACACCGTGCGCGGCCTGGAGCTGTCCCTCGCCGCCCTGCAGGGCATGGGGCTCAGCGACCCCGAACTGATCTCGGTGATCATCACCGTGCAGAGCTTTGTGTACGGCATGGCCCGGATGGAGATCCAGACGGTCGAGGCGGCCAGGGAGACCGGCCTGAGCGACGAGGACTTCTGGGGGAACCAGCAGCCGTTCCTCGAGAAGGCCATGATGAGCGGGGAGTTTCCGCTGATGGCGGCCCTGTCGGAGGACGCGTTCGGCGAGTTCGACCACTTCGGGTTCGGGCTGCGACGCCTGGTCGATGGCCTCGAGGTGCTCGTACGACAGCGCGCGGAGGGTGGCGCGGAGGGCTGA
- a CDS encoding WD40 repeat domain-containing protein, translated as MRSLPYVTGAAAAAAVVLLTAAGPAVADDSDFTIKDPRVKESSGLAASRAHPGIYWTHNDQDEPRVFAVDSRTGETVATITMTGVGKPRDMEAISVGADGSVYVGDIGDNLDGSWDHVWIYRFPEPKELKDATVRATQFTVKYADGARNAEAMMVHPKTGRVYIASKNEDGGGLYEGPATLTASGTNTFRRIGDVPWVTDGAFSPDGKELVLRSYFSARGYEWKNGRLGADHRVRAPIQGQAESVTYSSDGKALMFGSEGDQSGVERVALDKDSVSGGGDKSPSEEGGSVADDGISGDGGNSLTYGVLILGGAAALVLGLKRLLRRR; from the coding sequence ATGCGTTCGCTTCCGTACGTCACCGGTGCCGCCGCGGCCGCGGCCGTCGTGCTGCTCACCGCTGCCGGCCCCGCCGTGGCCGACGACTCCGACTTCACGATCAAGGACCCGAGGGTCAAGGAGTCCAGCGGGCTCGCCGCCAGCAGGGCGCACCCGGGGATCTACTGGACGCACAACGACCAGGACGAGCCGCGCGTCTTCGCCGTCGACTCCAGGACCGGCGAGACCGTCGCGACGATCACGATGACCGGGGTCGGGAAGCCCCGCGACATGGAGGCGATCTCCGTCGGGGCCGACGGGAGTGTCTACGTCGGGGACATCGGCGACAACCTCGACGGCAGCTGGGACCACGTCTGGATCTACCGCTTCCCGGAGCCGAAGGAGCTCAAGGACGCGACGGTCCGTGCGACGCAGTTCACGGTGAAGTACGCGGACGGGGCGCGCAACGCCGAGGCGATGATGGTCCATCCCAAGACCGGCCGGGTCTACATCGCCTCGAAGAACGAGGACGGCGGCGGGCTGTACGAGGGCCCCGCCACGCTCACCGCATCCGGGACCAATACCTTCCGGCGGATCGGGGACGTGCCGTGGGTGACCGACGGAGCCTTCTCGCCGGACGGGAAGGAGCTCGTACTGCGCTCGTACTTCAGTGCGCGGGGGTACGAGTGGAAGAACGGCAGGCTCGGGGCGGACCACCGGGTGCGCGCGCCGATTCAGGGGCAGGCCGAGTCCGTGACGTACTCGTCCGACGGCAAGGCGCTGATGTTCGGTTCGGAGGGGGACCAGAGCGGGGTGGAGCGGGTCGCGCTCGACAAGGACTCCGTGTCGGGCGGTGGCGACAAGTCGCCTTCCGAGGAGGGCGGTTCAGTCGCTGACGACGGGATCTCGGGAGACGGCGGAAACAGCCTCACCTACGGGGTGCTCATCCTGGGCGGCGCGGCCGCCCTCGTCCTCGGGCTGAAGCGGCTGCTGCGGCGCCGCTGA
- a CDS encoding aldo/keto reductase, whose protein sequence is MRYTQLGRTGLKVSRIVLGTMNFGPQTDEAASHAIMDNALDAGLNFFDTANVYGWGENKGRTESIIGSWFGKGGDRRDKVVLGTKGYGRMTSDSDTVWPNHDRLSALNIRRSVEASLKRLQTDYIDIYQFHHIDRRTPFEEIWQAIDLLIQQGKILYVGSSNFPGYKIAQANEAAARRGSLGLVSEQCLYNLAERRAEMEVIPAAQEYGLGVIPWSPLHGGLLGGVLRKEREGAGTRSTGGRSADALASTSVRAQIQSYEDLLDKHGLEPGETALAWLLTRPGVTGPIVGPRTADQLASALRAVELELSEEVLASLDEIFPGPGPSPEAFAW, encoded by the coding sequence ATGAGATACACGCAGCTGGGACGCACCGGACTCAAGGTCAGCCGCATCGTGCTGGGGACGATGAACTTCGGCCCGCAGACGGACGAAGCGGCCAGCCACGCGATCATGGACAACGCGCTGGACGCGGGCCTGAACTTCTTCGACACGGCCAATGTCTACGGCTGGGGCGAGAACAAGGGCCGTACGGAATCGATCATCGGCTCCTGGTTCGGCAAGGGCGGCGACCGCCGCGACAAGGTCGTCCTCGGTACCAAGGGGTACGGCAGGATGACGTCGGACAGCGACACGGTCTGGCCCAACCACGACCGGCTCTCCGCGCTCAATATCCGCCGCTCGGTCGAGGCCTCTCTGAAGCGCCTCCAGACGGACTACATCGACATCTACCAGTTCCACCACATCGACCGCCGGACCCCGTTCGAGGAGATCTGGCAGGCGATCGACCTCCTGATCCAGCAGGGCAAGATCCTCTACGTCGGTTCGTCCAACTTCCCCGGCTACAAGATCGCCCAGGCCAATGAGGCCGCGGCCCGCAGGGGCAGCCTCGGTCTGGTCAGCGAGCAGTGCCTGTACAACCTCGCCGAGCGCCGCGCCGAGATGGAGGTCATCCCGGCCGCCCAGGAGTACGGCCTCGGGGTCATCCCCTGGTCCCCGCTGCACGGCGGGCTGCTCGGCGGCGTACTGCGCAAGGAGCGGGAGGGAGCAGGAACCCGCTCGACCGGCGGCCGCTCGGCGGACGCGCTGGCCAGCACCTCCGTACGGGCGCAGATCCAGTCGTACGAAGACCTGCTCGACAAGCACGGCCTCGAGCCCGGCGAGACGGCCCTGGCCTGGCTGCTCACCCGCCCCGGCGTGACCGGTCCCATCGTCGGCCCGCGCACCGCCGACCAGCTCGCCTCGGCCCTGCGCGCCGTGGAACTGGAGCTCTCGGAGGAGGTACTGGCCTCCCTGGACGAGATCTTCCCCGGCCCGGGCCCGTCCCCCGAGGCGTTCGCCTGGTAA
- a CDS encoding MBL fold metallo-hydrolase, which translates to MQVPFGPARAIVPGSPEELWRDNKEWLAPDFWEPDTDSYVAALQTWVLRSEGRTVLVDTGVGNGRQRPDSPQFDNLSTDFLGQLDRAGVRPEDVDVVVNTHLHVDHVGWNTVERDGEWVPAFPNARYLIPSADYAHFDPERSRPRREGDRLVFEDSIAPVRRAGQAVLWEDAHRIDAHLTLEPAPGHTPGSTVLRLASGGDRAVFVGDLLHSPVQILEPSCNSCFDEDTAGAAASRRRVLERAADERELVIPAHFGGAGAVEVRRDGATFAVTGWAAYA; encoded by the coding sequence ATGCAGGTGCCGTTCGGTCCTGCCCGGGCGATTGTCCCGGGCAGCCCGGAGGAGCTCTGGCGAGACAACAAGGAGTGGCTGGCACCGGACTTCTGGGAGCCGGACACCGACAGCTACGTCGCCGCGCTCCAGACCTGGGTGCTGCGCAGCGAGGGGAGGACCGTACTGGTCGACACGGGGGTCGGCAATGGGCGGCAGCGGCCGGATTCCCCGCAGTTCGACAACCTCAGCACCGACTTCCTGGGGCAGTTGGACCGGGCCGGAGTGCGGCCCGAGGATGTCGACGTCGTGGTGAACACGCATCTCCACGTGGACCATGTCGGCTGGAACACGGTCGAGCGGGACGGCGAGTGGGTGCCGGCCTTCCCGAATGCCCGCTATCTCATTCCGTCGGCCGACTACGCCCACTTCGACCCGGAGCGGAGCCGCCCTCGCCGCGAGGGGGACCGCCTGGTCTTCGAGGACAGCATCGCGCCGGTGCGCCGGGCGGGCCAGGCCGTGCTCTGGGAGGACGCCCACCGCATCGATGCCCACCTCACACTGGAGCCCGCACCGGGCCACACCCCCGGATCGACGGTACTGAGACTGGCATCCGGGGGTGACCGGGCGGTCTTCGTCGGCGATCTGCTGCACAGCCCGGTGCAGATCCTCGAGCCGTCGTGCAACAGCTGCTTCGACGAGGACACGGCCGGTGCGGCGGCGAGCCGGCGGAGGGTCCTCGAACGCGCGGCGGACGAGCGGGAGTTGGTGATTCCGGCGCACTTCGGGGGAGCGGGCGCGGTGGAGGTGCGGCGCGACGGTGCCACGTTCGCCGTGACGGGGTGGGCGGCGTACGCCTGA
- a CDS encoding MarR family winged helix-turn-helix transcriptional regulator translates to MVDDENVNQVVESRNALSDVPGYELPLLLFAGFRSLIDRLHAELAEQGHPDVRPAHGFAMQAIGAGGATASEVGRRLGVSKQAAGKTVDRLVTLGYAERTDDPADARRKLVRLTPHGLDALARSAAIFDELRAEWAGALGAGRVREMEESLRAVVPADAFRLDAAGWFGGA, encoded by the coding sequence ATGGTTGACGATGAGAACGTAAACCAGGTTGTCGAATCGCGCAACGCTCTTTCCGACGTGCCTGGATACGAGCTGCCCCTCCTCCTCTTCGCCGGGTTCCGCTCACTCATCGACCGGCTGCATGCCGAACTGGCCGAGCAGGGACACCCGGACGTCCGGCCGGCGCACGGGTTCGCCATGCAGGCGATCGGGGCGGGCGGGGCGACGGCGAGCGAGGTCGGCCGGCGGCTCGGGGTCTCCAAGCAGGCGGCCGGCAAGACGGTCGACCGGCTTGTCACCCTGGGCTACGCCGAGCGCACCGACGACCCGGCCGACGCCCGCCGCAAACTCGTCCGGCTCACCCCGCACGGCCTGGACGCCCTCGCCCGCTCGGCCGCGATCTTCGACGAGCTGCGGGCGGAATGGGCGGGTGCGCTCGGCGCCGGGCGGGTGCGCGAGATGGAGGAGTCCCTCCGCGCGGTCGTCCCCGCCGATGCGTTCCGGCTCGACGCCGCGGGCTGGTTCGGCGGCGCGTGA
- a CDS encoding AraC family transcriptional regulator, translating into MDVVSDAISAVRIGRPSSHRARVAGTWCSRLPAYDGAGFHVVLEGSCWLLPDSGSAVSLGTGDVVLLPHGAGHVLADAPADRHAVERAVPFERWLDGHGLRMATSAPPADAPGATELLCGKYRLDRSHTHPLMTELPDVIHLPNRIGRYPELRAAIDLLGCEIGAARPGTGVVVPGLLDLLLVYMVRAWMADGTADGSAGWPAALNDPVVAEALRVLHEDPALPWSNDRLAAQVGVSRATLARRFTALVGRPPMAYLGWWRVTRAAAMLRDTQEPLDTIARRVGYSSPYALSHAFSRLLGTTPGRYRTRTSQ; encoded by the coding sequence ATGGATGTCGTCAGCGACGCGATCTCGGCCGTACGCATCGGACGGCCCTCGTCCCACCGCGCGCGAGTAGCCGGGACGTGGTGCAGCCGACTCCCCGCCTACGACGGAGCAGGCTTCCACGTCGTACTGGAAGGCAGTTGCTGGCTGCTGCCCGACAGCGGCTCGGCGGTCTCCCTCGGCACGGGCGATGTGGTGCTCCTGCCGCACGGCGCCGGGCATGTGCTCGCCGACGCTCCCGCCGACCGGCACGCCGTCGAGAGAGCGGTGCCGTTCGAGCGCTGGCTCGACGGGCACGGACTGCGGATGGCCACGAGCGCACCACCTGCCGACGCACCCGGCGCGACGGAGCTGCTGTGCGGCAAGTACCGGCTCGACCGGAGCCACACCCACCCTCTGATGACCGAACTGCCCGACGTCATCCACCTCCCGAACCGCATCGGCCGGTACCCCGAACTCCGTGCGGCGATCGACCTGTTGGGATGCGAGATCGGCGCCGCCCGCCCCGGTACGGGCGTGGTCGTTCCCGGCCTGCTCGACCTGCTGCTCGTCTACATGGTGCGCGCCTGGATGGCGGACGGTACGGCCGACGGCAGCGCCGGGTGGCCCGCCGCGCTGAACGACCCGGTGGTGGCCGAGGCGCTGCGCGTCCTGCACGAGGATCCCGCCCTGCCCTGGAGCAACGACCGGCTCGCCGCACAGGTCGGCGTGTCCCGGGCCACGCTCGCGCGCAGGTTCACCGCCCTGGTCGGCCGCCCGCCGATGGCCTACCTGGGCTGGTGGCGGGTAACCCGTGCGGCGGCGATGCTGCGCGACACCCAGGAGCCCCTCGACACCATCGCCCGCCGGGTCGGCTACAGCTCGCCGTACGCCCTCTCCCACGCCTTCAGCCGGCTGTTGGGCACGACGCCCGGCCGATACCGGACGCGGACATCGCAGTAG
- the thpR gene encoding RNA 2',3'-cyclic phosphodiesterase codes for MRLFAAVLPPPPAVDELAVAVEELHTLPGADGLRWTGRAGWHFTLAFMGEVDDELLPELHERLGRAAHRTAAFPLRVHRGGRFGQRALWVGAAGGIAEMRLLAERADAAARRAGITMEEHRRYQAHLTIARSSRDEADLRPYVEELDTFEGTPWQVGELALVRSNLPVSGIRGEQPRYETVGSWPLERAS; via the coding sequence ATGAGACTCTTCGCCGCGGTACTGCCACCCCCACCGGCCGTCGACGAACTCGCCGTGGCTGTAGAGGAGTTGCACACCCTCCCCGGGGCGGATGGACTCCGCTGGACCGGCCGGGCCGGCTGGCACTTCACGCTCGCTTTCATGGGCGAGGTCGACGACGAGCTGCTGCCCGAGCTGCACGAGCGGCTCGGGCGGGCCGCCCACCGGACCGCGGCCTTCCCCCTGCGCGTCCACCGCGGCGGCCGGTTCGGGCAGCGGGCGCTGTGGGTCGGGGCCGCCGGCGGCATCGCGGAGATGCGACTGCTCGCCGAACGCGCGGACGCGGCGGCGCGGCGGGCCGGGATCACCATGGAGGAGCACCGGCGCTACCAGGCGCATCTGACGATCGCCCGGAGCAGCCGGGACGAGGCGGACCTGCGGCCGTACGTCGAGGAGCTGGACACGTTCGAGGGCACGCCCTGGCAGGTGGGCGAGCTCGCACTGGTACGCAGCAATCTGCCGGTGAGCGGGATCAGGGGCGAACAGCCGCGGTACGAGACGGTCGGGTCCTGGCCACTCGAACGGGCGAGTTAA
- a CDS encoding carboxymuconolactone decarboxylase family protein codes for MFAEHTLESAPAASRRAMESTVKRLGHLPPAVARLATSPHLLDGFLKLSAMFEQTTLEPVAREVVVMTIATRNECHVCVAMHTGKLRALGAEDQLIAALAGQEPLPDERLEAVRQFALEVLRTAGGVGDEELRAFLGHGYTEQNALEVVMGIGTYTMSTLANRLTRAAL; via the coding sequence ATGTTCGCCGAGCACACCCTGGAATCAGCGCCGGCCGCGTCGCGCCGCGCCATGGAGTCGACCGTCAAGCGCCTGGGTCACCTGCCGCCCGCCGTGGCCAGACTGGCCACGTCCCCGCACCTGCTCGACGGCTTCCTGAAGCTCAGTGCGATGTTCGAGCAGACGACACTGGAGCCGGTCGCGCGCGAGGTGGTCGTCATGACGATCGCGACGCGGAACGAGTGCCATGTGTGCGTCGCGATGCACACCGGCAAGCTGCGGGCGCTGGGCGCGGAGGATCAGCTGATCGCCGCACTGGCCGGACAGGAGCCCCTGCCCGACGAACGCCTCGAGGCCGTACGGCAGTTCGCGCTGGAGGTATTGCGTACCGCCGGAGGTGTGGGCGATGAGGAGCTTCGGGCGTTCCTCGGGCACGGATACACCGAGCAGAACGCGCTGGAGGTGGTCATGGGTATCGGGACGTACACGATGTCGACGCTCGCCAACCGGCTTACACGGGCAGCGCTTTAG
- a CDS encoding Uma2 family endonuclease, producing the protein MTVVVSGRIDMADNNAERLDEWFERLEQMPVPEGIKVEIVGGSVFMSPQRNVHWQIIRRIVRALEDRFGMDVEVLSDVRIDFPGPENGFCPDVAKLRDGAVEDSRGRWHYEDVEFIAEVISKGTALNDYGPKKIAYAVAEVPVFLIVDPYTGKCVLHTEPKDGEYTTETKVSFGQPVDLGATPVGLTLTTDEFPRD; encoded by the coding sequence ATGACCGTCGTAGTGAGCGGCAGGATCGACATGGCCGACAACAACGCCGAGCGCTTGGACGAGTGGTTCGAGAGGCTTGAGCAGATGCCCGTCCCCGAGGGAATCAAGGTTGAGATCGTCGGGGGAAGCGTCTTCATGTCGCCACAGCGGAACGTCCATTGGCAGATCATCCGCAGGATCGTCAGAGCACTGGAAGACAGGTTCGGCATGGATGTTGAGGTGCTGTCGGACGTGCGCATCGATTTTCCCGGCCCGGAGAACGGCTTCTGCCCTGACGTGGCAAAGCTCCGCGACGGAGCGGTGGAGGACAGCCGAGGCCGCTGGCACTACGAGGACGTGGAGTTCATTGCCGAGGTGATTTCGAAGGGCACTGCACTCAACGACTACGGGCCGAAGAAGATCGCCTACGCCGTCGCCGAAGTCCCCGTCTTCTTGATCGTTGACCCGTACACCGGTAAGTGCGTCCTCCACACCGAGCCGAAGGACGGGGAGTACACGACCGAGACGAAGGTCTCCTTCGGGCAGCCGGTCGACCTCGGCGCCACCCCCGTCGGCCTCACCCTCACCACCGACGAGTTTCCCCGCGACTGA